In one window of Fusobacteria bacterium ZRK30 DNA:
- a CDS encoding NAD(P)H-hydrate dehydratase, translating to MEKNLEIKDIVLKKRDLQGYKGNYGHVIVIGGSRGFTGAPVITANSAVRSGAGLVTLCVEDDIESMVVSNLLEAMSCTFSNEVKLRKLLKTATVVALGPGMGMEKTLNILKSTLVNSTCPLVIDADGINVLNKNMKLLRGRKVILTPHLGEFSRLTGLDIEEIKKDRLNIAKEFATFHNIVLVLKGHRTLITDGKKTYINTSGNPAMANGGMGDSLTGIIASLIAQGYDLLEAAYMGAYIHGYIGDELFQERFCVTARDIIEYLPIYMKKFQK from the coding sequence ATGGAAAAAAACTTAGAAATAAAAGACATAGTTTTGAAAAAACGAGATCTTCAAGGATATAAGGGAAATTATGGTCACGTAATAGTCATAGGAGGAAGCCGTGGATTTACAGGAGCACCTGTAATTACAGCTAATTCAGCAGTGAGATCTGGGGCAGGGTTGGTAACTCTTTGTGTAGAAGATGATATAGAAAGTATGGTGGTATCCAATCTTTTAGAGGCTATGAGCTGTACGTTCTCAAATGAGGTAAAGTTAAGAAAATTATTAAAAACTGCTACTGTAGTAGCTTTAGGACCGGGAATGGGAATGGAGAAAACTTTAAATATTTTAAAGTCTACTTTAGTTAATTCCACATGTCCCTTGGTCATAGATGCAGATGGAATAAATGTATTGAATAAAAATATGAAATTATTGAGAGGGAGAAAAGTGATTTTAACTCCTCATCTAGGAGAATTTTCAAGACTCACAGGGTTAGATATAGAAGAGATAAAAAAAGATAGGTTAAATATAGCTAAAGAATTTGCCACATTTCACAATATAGTTTTAGTTTTGAAAGGACACAGGACTCTCATTACCGATGGGAAGAAAACATACATAAATACAAGTGGAAACCCTGCCATGGCAAATGGAGGTATGGGGGATTCTCTTACTGGAATAATTGCCTCTTTAATAGCACAGGGCTATGATCTGTTAGAAGCTGCTTATATGGGGGCTTATATCCATGGTTATATAGGAGATGAATTATTTCAGGAAAGATTTTGTGTTACAGCAAGGGATATAATAGAGTATCTTCCTATATACATGAAAAAATTTCAAAAATAA
- the pyrB gene encoding aspartate carbamoyltransferase, whose product MKEILSLNNLTVTDILSILDKARELENDPKPCELENKILSTVFFEPSTRTKLSFISAMYRLGGKVIELDGGGNNSLKKGETISDTLTMMGLYTDIMAIRSPYEGTAKRASEILDIPVINAGDGANQHPTQTLLDLYTIQKEKGRLDNLEIAFVGDLKYGRTVHSLAKALDKFSGNKIYFIAPPEMQIPSYILDSLSLEYEVLENYEPIMKDVDILYMTRIQEERFDDPKDFKKCAGKYQIDKEILKISKSDLKILHPLPRVGEIHTDLDSTPNAVYFSQAKNGVFVRQSIMSLLMKDHTKPTYNGIDKSCKNPKCISQIEDLGGKWIDLKGKKVCFYCEK is encoded by the coding sequence TTGAAGGAAATACTATCATTAAATAATTTAACAGTAACAGATATCTTAAGTATCTTAGATAAGGCAAGAGAATTGGAAAATGACCCTAAACCTTGTGAGTTGGAAAATAAAATTTTATCCACTGTGTTTTTTGAACCATCTACCCGGACTAAGTTATCTTTTATAAGTGCTATGTACAGATTAGGAGGAAAGGTCATAGAGTTAGATGGAGGAGGAAATAACTCCCTAAAAAAAGGGGAAACAATCTCCGATACCCTCACTATGATGGGCCTCTATACTGACATTATGGCAATCAGAAGTCCCTATGAGGGAACGGCTAAGAGAGCCAGTGAAATATTAGATATACCTGTAATAAATGCAGGTGATGGAGCCAACCAGCATCCTACCCAGACTTTACTCGATCTCTATACTATACAGAAGGAAAAAGGGAGATTAGATAATTTAGAAATTGCATTTGTAGGAGATCTTAAATATGGAAGAACTGTTCACTCACTAGCTAAGGCACTAGATAAATTCAGCGGGAATAAAATTTATTTTATAGCCCCTCCTGAGATGCAGATACCATCTTACATCTTAGATTCTCTTTCTTTAGAATATGAAGTTTTAGAAAACTATGAACCTATTATGAAGGATGTAGATATCCTGTATATGACTAGAATACAAGAGGAAAGATTTGATGATCCCAAAGATTTTAAAAAATGTGCCGGTAAATATCAAATAGATAAAGAAATTTTAAAAATATCCAAATCTGATTTAAAAATTCTTCATCCACTACCCAGAGTAGGTGAGATCCATACAGACCTAGATTCTACTCCAAATGCAGTTTATTTTTCCCAGGCTAAAAATGGTGTTTTTGTCAGGCAGTCTATCATGAGCTTACTCATGAAAGATCACACTAAACCTACATATAACGGGATAGACAAAAGCTGTAAAAATCCTAAATGTATCTCGCAGATAGAGGATTTAGGAGGAAAGTGGATAGACCTTAAAGGGAAAAAAGTCTGTTTTTATTGTGAAAAATAA
- a CDS encoding diguanylate cyclase encodes MLRIKSLTVVSISSVIVFIFMFIYLKKSIDTDYKNLEIIRSQSIYHLIDHEFQGIYKDLEKLNIDWSKWDDTYEFVEGNEKARGNFIESNLNSGVQHGILSDLNLNFIIFLGDNGEILYQQGYDDLSGNEISAKKIDRITKKISNYKEETGMLIGEREEIIVFSNLKITDSQKIKRSNGNLIMGYFLNKNKVTAISEKLGIQLSMAGISEKLEIPYKINIGRNKIYNKLYIPDLSGKSVIFDNQRDADILILGKKNIKKYVIVLFVNFLILISAIYIFMEYIIVRRLRKMDQSVREIIECQDLGKRLKINGRDEIGNLGENINNLLEDLEIMKAKLYNLATYDVMTGILNRHTGLEKLEKNFKKAQSNNEIFTIAFIDINDLKYVNDRYSHEEGDKLIKNVVKIIKNKLKSEDIFLRFGGDEFILGFNRLNLLEVNLLFNEIEENLESYDNKYQKKYTHSISVGTVECWKDKTLDEYVNIADINMYENKRYKKKFPERKYVK; translated from the coding sequence ATGCTGAGAATAAAGAGTTTAACGGTTGTGAGCATTTCAAGTGTAATAGTTTTTATATTTATGTTTATTTATTTAAAAAAATCAATTGATACAGATTATAAAAATTTAGAAATAATTAGATCACAATCTATATATCATCTTATAGATCATGAGTTTCAAGGGATATATAAAGATTTAGAAAAACTCAACATTGACTGGAGTAAATGGGATGATACCTATGAATTTGTAGAGGGAAATGAGAAAGCAAGGGGGAATTTTATAGAAAGTAATCTGAATTCTGGAGTACAACATGGGATATTATCAGATTTAAATTTAAATTTTATTATTTTTTTAGGTGATAATGGAGAAATTTTATATCAACAGGGTTATGATGATTTGTCAGGTAATGAAATATCTGCAAAAAAAATTGATCGGATAACAAAAAAAATATCTAATTATAAAGAGGAAACTGGAATGTTAATTGGAGAAAGGGAAGAGATTATTGTTTTTTCTAATTTGAAGATAACTGATAGCCAAAAGATCAAAAGATCAAATGGTAATTTAATAATGGGTTATTTTCTGAATAAAAATAAAGTTACAGCTATTTCTGAAAAATTAGGAATTCAACTTAGTATGGCTGGGATCTCTGAAAAATTAGAAATCCCATATAAGATTAATATAGGCAGAAATAAAATATATAATAAACTATATATTCCAGATCTCTCAGGGAAAAGCGTTATTTTTGATAATCAAAGAGATGCTGATATATTAATTCTAGGAAAAAAGAATATAAAAAAATATGTGATTGTACTATTTGTTAATTTTCTAATCTTGATATCTGCGATTTATATCTTTATGGAATATATTATAGTGAGAAGATTAAGAAAGATGGATCAGTCTGTAAGAGAAATTATAGAATGTCAAGATTTGGGGAAACGTCTTAAGATCAATGGCAGAGATGAAATTGGAAACTTGGGAGAAAATATAAACAATTTATTGGAAGACCTTGAGATTATGAAGGCAAAACTATATAACTTAGCCACCTATGATGTGATGACTGGAATCTTAAATAGGCACACGGGATTAGAAAAATTAGAAAAAAATTTTAAAAAAGCTCAAAGTAATAATGAAATTTTTACAATAGCTTTTATAGATATAAATGATTTAAAATATGTAAATGACAGGTATTCCCATGAAGAGGGAGACAAATTAATTAAAAATGTTGTAAAAATTATAAAAAATAAATTGAAATCAGAGGATATTTTTTTAAGATTTGGAGGAGATGAGTTTATTCTGGGATTTAACAGATTAAACTTATTAGAAGTAAATCTATTATTTAATGAAATTGAAGAAAATTTAGAAAGTTACGATAATAAATATCAAAAGAAATATACACACAGTATTAGTGTAGGAACAGTAGAATGTTGGAAAGATAAAACTTTAGATGAATATGTTAATATAGCAGATATCAACATGTATGAAAATAAAAGATATAAAAAGAAATTTCCTGAAAGAAAATATGTAAAATAA
- the carB gene encoding carbamoyl-phosphate synthase large subunit: protein MLDKNIKKTLVIGSGPIVIGQAAEFDYSGTQACEALKEEGIEVVLINSNPATIMTDKSVADRIYIEPITLEFVTKVIIKEKPDSILVGMGGQTALNMAVELEDSGILAEHNIKVLGTTIDSIKRGEDRDLFRDAMNKIGEPTIESMIVENLEDGLEFAAKIGYPLIVRPAYTLGGTGGGMANNPQELEDILLKGLVLSRVGQVLVEKSILGWKEVEYEVMRDINGNRITVCNMENIDPVGIHTGDSIVVAPSQTLSDKEYQMLRTSALNIIDEIGIVGGCNVQFALNPDSFEYAIIEINPRVSRSSALASKATGYPIARVAAKLSLGYTLDEVKNEVTGKTYACFEPALDYIVVKIPKWPFDKFEKADRKLGTKMMATGEIMAIGNNFESAFLKGVRSLEIGQYGLEHKASTIRSMQELKKRVVSPDDERIFDLAEMLRRGYTKTMLQKITGMDPFFMEKLQWIVNQEEILKKTKLSDLTPKNLRNWKKKGFSDRAMAKFMGISEDDIVAKRKELNVMPVYKMVDTCAGEFEASSSYYYSTYDMHDEVEISDRRKVIVIGSGPIRIGQGIEFDYCTVHTVKALQNLDIETIIINNNPETVSTDFSTADKLYFEPLVLEDVMNIIEKENPEGVILQFGGQTAIKLANDLADLGINIIGTSAEMIDAAEDRERFEAILEKLDINRPKGRAVWNTEDGIAEAEKVKYPVLVRPSYVLGGQGMEICYLEENLKGYLEASFIRDPKNPVLVDKYLNGVEIEVDAICDGENVLIPGIMEHLERAGIHSGDSITVYPQQNLYEGTEEEILEITKKLAKELNIVGMMNIQFIAYENKLYIIEVNPRSSRTVPYISKVAGVPMIELATKVMLGQKLADLPYGTGIYKKPDLVAVKVPVFSTEKLGGVEVSLGPEMKSTGEVLGIGNNMDEAIYKGLVGGYRIHEIKNKRVLATIKGSDKEEFFSLAKRLIDQGCTMIGTGGTAEYLNNNGVPCETVNKINEASPNIIDKLKTQQIDLLINTPTKANDAQRDGFKIRRTAIEYGVEVLTSLDTLNAVLNIMEKDVNTRDLDIFDISQI from the coding sequence ATGTTAGATAAAAATATAAAGAAAACCCTTGTAATAGGATCAGGACCAATTGTAATAGGACAAGCTGCTGAATTTGATTATTCTGGAACCCAGGCTTGTGAAGCATTGAAGGAAGAGGGAATAGAAGTAGTATTAATAAACTCTAACCCCGCTACCATAATGACAGATAAAAGTGTAGCCGATAGAATATACATAGAACCTATTACATTGGAATTTGTAACTAAGGTAATCATAAAGGAAAAACCAGATTCAATCTTAGTTGGAATGGGTGGACAAACTGCTCTTAATATGGCAGTAGAATTAGAAGACAGTGGAATATTGGCAGAACACAATATAAAGGTATTGGGAACAACTATTGATTCTATCAAAAGAGGAGAAGACAGAGACCTCTTTAGGGATGCTATGAATAAGATAGGGGAACCTACTATAGAGAGTATGATAGTTGAGAACCTAGAAGATGGATTGGAGTTCGCTGCAAAAATAGGATATCCATTAATTGTAAGACCTGCATATACACTAGGTGGTACTGGAGGAGGGATGGCAAATAACCCTCAAGAGTTAGAAGACATCTTATTGAAAGGATTAGTATTATCTCGTGTAGGACAAGTATTAGTTGAAAAATCTATCCTTGGATGGAAAGAAGTAGAATATGAGGTAATGAGAGATATAAATGGAAACAGAATTACAGTATGTAATATGGAAAATATCGACCCAGTTGGAATCCATACAGGAGACAGTATAGTAGTAGCACCATCTCAAACACTATCTGACAAAGAATACCAAATGCTGAGAACATCTGCACTTAATATCATCGATGAGATTGGAATTGTAGGAGGGTGTAATGTACAGTTCGCTCTTAATCCCGATTCATTTGAATATGCAATTATTGAGATCAACCCTAGAGTATCAAGATCATCTGCATTAGCTTCTAAAGCTACTGGTTATCCAATCGCCAGAGTAGCAGCAAAATTATCATTAGGATATACTCTGGATGAAGTAAAAAATGAAGTTACAGGAAAAACATATGCTTGCTTTGAACCGGCACTGGACTATATAGTAGTCAAGATTCCAAAGTGGCCATTTGATAAATTTGAGAAGGCTGACAGAAAATTAGGTACAAAGATGATGGCTACTGGAGAGATTATGGCTATTGGAAATAACTTTGAATCGGCATTTTTAAAAGGTGTGAGATCATTGGAGATCGGACAATACGGTTTAGAGCATAAGGCCTCTACAATTAGATCTATGCAGGAATTAAAGAAAAGGGTAGTGAGCCCAGACGATGAAAGAATATTTGACCTTGCTGAGATGCTGAGACGTGGATATACAAAGACTATGTTACAAAAAATTACCGGGATGGATCCATTCTTTATGGAGAAACTTCAATGGATAGTGAACCAGGAAGAAATTCTAAAGAAAACTAAATTATCTGACCTTACTCCTAAAAATCTTAGAAACTGGAAGAAGAAAGGTTTCTCAGACAGAGCAATGGCAAAATTTATGGGGATTAGTGAAGATGATATAGTCGCTAAAAGAAAAGAGTTAAACGTTATGCCTGTATACAAGATGGTAGATACCTGCGCAGGAGAATTTGAAGCTTCTTCATCTTATTACTACTCAACTTACGATATGCATGATGAAGTAGAGATATCAGACAGAAGAAAAGTTATAGTAATCGGATCAGGGCCTATAAGAATTGGACAGGGAATTGAATTTGACTACTGTACAGTACACACAGTAAAAGCATTACAAAATTTAGATATAGAGACTATTATCATAAACAATAATCCTGAGACTGTTTCTACAGATTTCTCAACTGCCGATAAATTATACTTTGAACCATTGGTATTAGAAGATGTTATGAACATAATTGAAAAAGAGAATCCAGAGGGAGTTATACTCCAATTTGGCGGACAGACTGCTATAAAATTAGCAAATGATCTGGCAGACTTAGGAATTAATATAATCGGTACTTCTGCTGAGATGATAGATGCCGCTGAAGACAGAGAAAGATTTGAAGCTATCTTAGAAAAACTAGATATAAATAGACCAAAGGGAAGAGCTGTTTGGAATACTGAAGACGGTATAGCAGAAGCTGAAAAAGTAAAATATCCGGTGTTGGTAAGACCTTCATATGTACTGGGCGGACAAGGGATGGAGATCTGTTACCTAGAGGAAAACTTAAAAGGTTATTTAGAAGCTTCATTCATTAGAGATCCTAAAAATCCAGTATTAGTAGATAAATACTTAAATGGTGTAGAGATCGAAGTAGATGCAATCTGTGACGGAGAAAACGTTCTTATTCCTGGAATCATGGAACATCTTGAAAGAGCAGGAATTCATTCTGGTGACTCAATTACAGTTTATCCGCAGCAAAATCTATATGAAGGAACAGAAGAAGAGATCTTAGAGATCACTAAAAAATTAGCTAAAGAATTAAATATAGTAGGGATGATGAATATACAATTTATAGCCTATGAAAACAAATTATATATCATAGAAGTAAATCCAAGATCATCTAGAACAGTACCTTATATATCAAAAGTAGCCGGGGTTCCAATGATCGAACTGGCAACAAAAGTAATGCTGGGACAAAAATTGGCTGATCTGCCATATGGTACGGGAATATATAAGAAACCAGATTTAGTAGCAGTAAAGGTACCAGTATTCTCTACAGAAAAACTTGGTGGTGTAGAAGTATCATTAGGACCTGAGATGAAGTCTACAGGAGAAGTACTGGGAATAGGAAATAATATGGACGAAGCTATTTACAAAGGTCTTGTAGGTGGATACAGAATCCATGAGATTAAAAATAAGAGAGTTTTAGCCACTATAAAGGGAAGTGACAAAGAGGAGTTCTTCAGCCTGGCTAAAAGACTCATAGATCAAGGATGTACAATGATTGGAACTGGTGGAACTGCTGAATATCTAAATAATAATGGAGTTCCATGTGAGACGGTCAATAAAATAAATGAAGCATCTCCTAATATAATCGATAAATTAAAAACTCAACAAATAGATCTACTTATCAACACTCCAACAAAAGCAAATGATGCTCAAAGAGATGGATTCAAGATAAGAAGAACTGCTATAGAATACGGTGTAGAAGTGTTAACTTCATTGGATACACTAAATGCAGTATTAAATATCATGGAAAAGGATGTAAATACCAGAGACTTAGATATCTTTGATATCAGCCAAATATAA